From Flavobacterium alkalisoli, the proteins below share one genomic window:
- the odhB gene encoding 2-oxoglutarate dehydrogenase complex dihydrolipoyllysine-residue succinyltransferase, producing MILEMKVPSPGESITEVEIATWLVKDGDYVEKDQAIAEVDSDKATLELPAEASGIITLKAEEGDAVAVGQVVCLIDTGAAKPEGAAPAKEEKKEEAPKAEEKKEEPKKEEPKKEAPAEKTYATGTPSPAARKILDEKNIDPATVSGTGKGGRITKDDAVNAKASMGTPTGGSRGSERTKLSMLRRKVAERLVSAKNETAMLTTFNEVNMTPINKVRNEFKDEFKAKHAGVSLGFMSFFTKAVVRALQLYPDVNSMIDGDYKISYDFCDISVAVSGPKGLMVPVVRNAEALTFRGVEAEIKRLALRARDGQITVDDMTGGTFTISNGGVFGSMLSTPIINPPQSGILGMHNIIERPIAVDGKVEIHPMMYVALSYDHRIIDGRESVGFLVAVKEGLENPVELLMDGNARKALEL from the coding sequence ATGATTTTAGAAATGAAAGTTCCTTCGCCGGGGGAATCGATAACAGAAGTTGAGATTGCAACATGGCTGGTAAAAGACGGGGATTATGTAGAAAAGGACCAGGCTATTGCCGAAGTTGATTCAGATAAAGCAACACTAGAGCTACCTGCAGAAGCAAGTGGTATTATTACACTTAAAGCAGAAGAAGGAGACGCTGTGGCTGTAGGCCAGGTAGTTTGCCTTATAGATACTGGTGCTGCAAAACCGGAAGGTGCTGCTCCTGCTAAAGAGGAGAAAAAAGAAGAAGCTCCTAAAGCAGAAGAGAAAAAAGAAGAGCCTAAAAAAGAAGAGCCTAAAAAAGAAGCTCCTGCAGAGAAAACGTATGCTACAGGAACACCTTCTCCTGCAGCAAGAAAAATATTAGACGAGAAAAATATAGACCCTGCAACTGTATCCGGTACAGGTAAGGGTGGCAGAATAACTAAAGATGATGCGGTAAACGCTAAAGCTTCTATGGGTACTCCTACAGGTGGTAGCCGTGGTTCTGAGCGTACTAAACTGTCTATGCTTAGAAGAAAAGTGGCAGAGCGTCTTGTTTCGGCTAAAAACGAAACGGCTATGCTTACTACTTTCAACGAAGTAAACATGACGCCTATCAATAAAGTGCGTAACGAGTTTAAAGATGAGTTTAAAGCTAAACATGCCGGAGTAAGCCTGGGCTTTATGTCTTTCTTTACTAAAGCTGTTGTTAGAGCATTACAATTATATCCGGATGTAAACTCTATGATAGACGGAGATTACAAAATATCTTACGATTTCTGTGATATCTCTGTTGCAGTATCAGGTCCTAAAGGACTAATGGTACCTGTAGTGAGAAATGCAGAAGCATTAACTTTCCGTGGTGTTGAGGCAGAAATTAAGCGTCTTGCACTTCGTGCACGTGACGGGCAAATTACTGTAGACGATATGACAGGTGGTACATTTACTATTTCTAATGGTGGTGTATTCGGTAGTATGTTATCTACACCTATCATCAACCCTCCACAGTCTGGTATTCTTGGTATGCACAATATCATTGAGCGCCCTATTGCTGTAGATGGTAAAGTTGAGATTCACCCAATGATGTATGTGGCTCTTTCTTATGACCACAGAATCATCGACGGACGTGAGTCAGTAGGTTTCCTTGTAGCGGTTAAAGAAGGATTAGAAAATCCGGTAGAACTGCTTATGGACGGTAATGCAAGAAAAGCGTTAGAACTTTAA